A genomic region of Chionomys nivalis unplaced genomic scaffold, mChiNiv1.1 scaffold_28, whole genome shotgun sequence contains the following coding sequences:
- the LOC130869139 gene encoding spindlin-2-like has product MKPKHRKIAKKQGTRRSVTYLSKSTAMMKMPLSMRCMPPVQKRNGSSLQKQKLSGPFEALENIVGRRISHGWKEANDPVTQWKAIILDQLPTNLSLYLLKYDGIDCVYGLELHSDLRILKLKFLPNNVPFPQETDTHLSNTIVGRAVKHTFEGTNGSKDDWKGIVLEEVPIMKTWFYITYKKDPVLYIYHLLVDYLEGNLHIMPGCPPIGVNLELGRDSLAGKSVQHNEKDGTQKIGKIIYQVPTKPSMHFIKFDNDFHIYVYDLMKIC; this is encoded by the exons atgaagcccaagcacagaaagatagccaagaaacaggggaccaggaggtcagtgacctatctcagtaagtctacagccatgatgaagatgcctcttagtatgagatgcatgccacctgtccagaagaggaatgggtcatctctccagaagcaaaaactgagtgggccttttgaggccctggagaatattgtcggccgcagaatttctcacggctggaaggaagccaatgatccagtcacccagtggaaagccatcatcctagatcaactgccaacaaatctctctctctatttgttgaagtatgatgggatagattgtgtctatggattggagcttcacagtgatttAAGGATTTTAaagcttaagttcctgcctaacaacgtaccatttcctcaggagacagacactcatctctcaaacaccatagttggcagagcagtgaaacatacatttgagggcacaaatggctctaaggatgactggaaggggattgtcctagaggaggtgccaatcatgaagacctggttctatattacctacaagaaagatccggtcttgtacatttaccacctcctggttgactaccttgaaggcaatcTCCAC attatgccaggatgtcctccaataggggtgaatttggaattaggcagggattccttggcaggcaaaagcgtgcagcacaacgaaaaagatggaacccaaaagataggtaaaattatttaccaagttcccaccaaaccttccatgcatttcatcaagtttgataatgacttccatatctatgtctatgatttgatgaagatctgttaa